GCTTTTTATCCTTTCTCAAGGAAAATGGGGTGAACATTGATGAAGTTGAGGTAATTGTTTTGTCTGACCATATTATGTCTAAATTTTGTCCTCATAAAATGCTTGATGGTTACTTGGTAAAGGGAATCTGGatagtgaaaaagaaaaaaacaatccaTAATCCCTAAATCTCTCAGGCCAGGAGTTGTTTTTTGTCAAACACTATGGTCAGATGTATCCTTGAACTTTCAGGTTACTTGGGCTGTCAATGGATTTGTATCCTTTCTGCCTCACAATATGTTTTGCATCTTCGTTTTCAGATAAAGCTGGACGAAGATTCTGATGACAACAACCCGAATGGAGGTGGCGCTTCAGTTGAAGTTTTTGCAAATTCAGAAACTAACGAACTTGAAATTCcagataaaaagagaaaaacccCATCCTCAGAATCAACtgaaaccaaaaacaaataccAAAGGACTTTATCAGATGGCCTTCATAGCCCGATAGCTGAGGTGCCCAAGGGTGCAATATTGCAACGAATCAATTCCAAGAAGGCAGTAAAATCTTATCAATTAGGGCGTCAACTGTCACTCAAGTGGTCAACTGGAGCTGGACCAAGAATTGCTTGTGTTGCTGACTACCCTGTAGAGGTGAGAGTACGGGCATTGGAGGTAGTCAACCACTCAACCCATCTCCAAGAGTTTCGCCCACGTCATCATCCTACACACCAATGGCTGCTGGTATTGCATCGCCAATCACATCACCAACTCACCCTGTCCCGGATATCTGTAATGGCGATGGGACCATTAATGGTGACTGAATTCATTTATCACCACGTTTATGCTTCCTTCCTAGGATCTATAAGGATGATTTACTAATTAAATGTACATATGTCACCGCAATTCTCAAACCCCTTTTGGAATGGACACACCATTATCTGCTTTCCATCCAATCTTGTTTCCATAATCGGCCAATTCTATGTTTTGCCCATTATATCCAAAAGTCAAATTGGCATAGCTCAACAATTTGTGGCAAATATTTCTACTTACGTGTCCTGTCATAGGGCGAAACTAGACATTTGTGTTTGGAAtggcaaaattctaaaaaaaaaataatttggagggtcaaaaattaaattttataggaatttataattattttttattttttatttttttgaagaccacccccaaggcccaaTGTGGTTCCGCCCCTACTGTCATATTGACCATATTATGGAGTTTGATGGAATCTGGATTCCCCCACCGTTTTCTTCCTAAAGTGGTCCAGAGTGGAGGGGTATGGGTAATACCAATTAACAAGGGTTGTGGAGGAGTTTCCTACCTGCGTACGGCTCTCTTGCCCAAGGAGGTTCTCTGCTCAACTAGGCCTTGTTCTCGAGCAAGAGAGCTCCCTCTCACATacttctacccaaaaaaaacaGACACGGTTAATAATAGTGTTAAAGCAAATTTCGGACGGTCGAGCCAACAACGAAGCTCCTCTtgcaaaataaggaaaatgtcTTAAAAAAGCCCGCCAATCCTGGAGGACCAGAGGCACTGACTTCGGCCAGTACTGGGGCTTGGTCCTTGCCGGTTCTTGGCCCCCTGGTACGTACATCTTTAAAACTTCTTGAGGCTTTTTTAGTATTTGGGCCCCTGGTATGTAATATGGTCCTCCAAACAGGATTCTCAAGTAATGTACGTTTTCTAGGAGCCATATATTTCCAAGGGTTTCCCTCTAGCGCTTCTCCACACGTGAATCATATTGCTTGGTCCATTTTATTTCGCATCTTTGACTTCTTAGATCGTGTATTCGAGCATATCGAGTAATTACGCataaaatgatgatgatgatgattttgcTTAATATTCTTTAATATCAAGGTAAAGAATTTTGTGGGATATATGTTTCTTTTAtcgtttgaaaaaatataaaatatgagcataagagtattttgaaaaaaatagagaaggtGAAAGACTAGATCGTGCAATGAGATATATCTATATCGTTCGCAATACATGCATTTTATTGCACTGTTTATGTTCATTGTGATATAATacggaaagaaagaaagaaaattatccCATAAAGAAGGGGTGAGAAATCCAACCAAAAAATTGACTGATCCATTTTCTTGTTTAGTCAATCATAACATGTTTCGTAAAATcctatataccatatttttttttatcttattatactAATGTGACAAGGTGAAATAGCCCTTCAATTTAGccttattaagaaaaaagaaaaaaccataaaGGATactataaaagtaaaataatgatGTGGTTCATACGTCCCCAAAGGGTAGTTGAtttagctcaatcggctatagactacgcttaatgaagcaaatgtaactagttcgaattttccaCTCCCTTCTCTTagttgtgtggacatgtcaaaaaaaaaaaaaaaaaaaaaaaaagtaaagtgattcatatatatatatatatatatatatatatcatttattttactCTAGTATTTAAGACTGATGCTTGAGAGCCACGAGTTCCACTACGAAAGTGTCTTGGTCACTTCCGCAAGGGCTAGGATGTGCTTCTTTGTACGACCAGAACACGAAGGCGACTTTGAAGGAGGAAGTCTATATATGCCTCTTCAAAAGTCTCCTtttaatccatttttttttcggAATTGCATTCATTCGATCTCCATTTAAATTGGATAAGCTTTTAAATATAAACGTGCCACTCCAAATAAGTTTAGTCTTAGACAACATGAGTTGACCACATTATATaacattatattaataataggattaagtttttctttaaactagCCTGGATTTGAGAAATTTCCTTTCACCTCTTTGtccatattaatatattataaaactGATTATAACCATCTTTCTTCTCCGTTCCAGCTGAAAATTGTTTTGGAAACATGTATTAAGTTGTTTTcatattttcgttttttttattttttgaatgttttcGTTTACAAAACTGTTTGCCAAACATGCATGAACGttataaaaacacatttttcagtTGTGGAAACAAAAACTGTTTCCAAACAGGCTTATAATTTTAAGGCGTGGTTATttaaaatgtaagaaaaaagGTGCATGTTTGAAAAACGGAACGTGGATGCTTTAACATTCCTTgtgtatcatcatcatcaacccACTTGTGCTCTTGCAGCAAAACTTCCACAAATAGGTAGAAAGTGGAGCACGTGAAAAATTATGAAAGGAAATGagaaagtaataataataataaataaataaaataaataaaaatatgccTATAAATTTGATAGGTACGTAGACTTGCCACAAGCAAAATCCCCAGACCGAAACTCCAAAAAAGCATGCACCAAGTTGAAGAACTCCCTCATCTCAGCGCTCTCTCAACGACAAAAATGGACCATAATCAGGCTGCTGTGAAGTTGCAGAACATGTACAGGAGTTTTCGCCAGCGGCGCATGTTAGCGGACACCATTATAATGGAGCTCTGGTAATATTGTATTTCTTGaaatctcttttatatataagtttctctttctttttttgtttatttgtttctgtGGATGCATGTTAATTattaactgaaaaaaaaaattaaaaaaaatggtgaatttGAAGGGGGCACGCGATAGACTTTGCTCGACTGAATATCAGCACGACTTTCTTCTTCCAGTGCGTGAATGAGAAATGTTCCAATACTCGGTGGACTCGTATTGGCTTTAATGCTTCTCTGGTTTGTCAACTCTCTTGGAATTtctattaattattttccttttgccatgaaaaagaacaagatgtatatatatagcttcGTTGGTTTTCACtgcttaaaacaaaaaaaaacatgaggAACCTAATTGAAGTTTTTGTCTCCGTGGAAAATTGAACTCTTTGGGCAGGTGGGCAGAGGCTTGTCTGAAAATGAAGAAGCACAAATATTGGCTTTTGAGCATTGGATTGAAGCTGTACTAGTTTCTTCTCTAAACCTTGCCGACTTCAATTCATTTGGTTAATTCGAATTTATGCTAATTTTGGATCTAATTTCTACTAATTTGTTGCACGGATAGCTGGATTTGTTGTCTGAATTACTAGCAATCTGagcaacaaatataaaaaaagtctCTTATAGAGCCCATCTAGCCGAATATCATGTGGACTCAAGCAAACTCTTATCTCTCACATTTTTTAGGGttcgtttgggattgcgttttaaaaaaaataatttacgtttttaaaccaaatcgcaattttggagtgtttgggaatgtgattttaaaaacacaaattttaaaatcgtgaaaaaattaGTGATTTATATAAGCTGActaaggggtgcttatttgaaaaaatgcgaatttaaacaaaaatcacgatttcgcttaaaataatatttggtgcaatatttacctatttggccatgaaaccacaattatatgctaatgttatatATCCAAACAcacaattgataaaaaaagtactttttaacatgttttatcaaacgcctatgcgattttaaaaagtaacaatttcaaaaactcaatttttaaaatcgcactcccaaataGGCCCTTATTTGAATTACTAATAATCTGAAAAACAAAATTGCGAAAATATCTATTTGGTGATTTTGACGTGTCATCAAATATACTAATCATTGCGTTTTGAACCATAGATTGATCCACGGCATCGTTATGGGCATCACTTACGAATGTACTACAACCAGTGGTGTAGTTCTAATGCTGGCCAGCcctttttttattggtaagaAAATTCTACTGAAAGGAAAGATGGAGGTACCTGATTCCTTACTTAAATGGTTTGAGCTGTAATTATGTCGATCTAATGGGGGATTGAACAATAGTGGTTCATCATCACTTTTAATAGTTGCACAAATTCGGTTGGTGTAATTGGTTCTGCTTCATTAGTTTTAGGTCAAAGTGGCAATTgatcaaatcacaaaagattaattaattaccatgcTTGACTACACTTAATGCCATAGATCAAATCAATCAACAATGTTGGGCGCAAGCATTTTATTAGGACTCTTATTTCTTGTAATTAGAAATCCCTCattttattatagttttttttcttttttaagtagGGGTTAGCTTGTTTGTTCAATTTATAAAGTTTTGCCTCAGAGCTCCTCTCACTTTtttcttgccatttttttttttttatttattttttctgtgggcagagaataataaaaaatccaaatatacattttaataattaatggaCCCATGCCATATATGACAAATAATATCAAAGTAAGAAATTAACTTTCTTAGAAATGTTTAATAGACAAAAGAGATGAATCGGGATTGGAGGCAATTTGTTGCCCAAATTGACCTGTCCACGAGAGAGGGTCACAATGGAGCTCACTTGCTCAAATAGGTGGGTTTTATTGGGGCCCTCTCTCAATTGACTACTCAAATTATAGTCATTTCGAATAGATTAACGATTGCCATTTaatagaaaagaacaaaaaaaaagggaagaaatgATCTCTAGAAAATATTTggggtaattaattaattgttgcTAGTTGTTGTTTAATTACAGCCTGCGGAACAGTAAGGATTGGGTCAgttattgtttaattttcctCTGCAGGTTGGATCTAGGAGCTGGGAAAGAGATAGATCTCACAGAATGCCCAAGATCTATTCTTCAAGAACGACGCGTTAAGTATCTTGGGCCTGTATGTGATTTCATAAATCAGATTTAATTAATACgttaattaatcattaaacTGAGTATTGAGTTTCtacatatatatgcattaatTATTATGTTCATGATGTAAGTGTTGATTgcttaatttttgtgaaattagCTGGAGAGGAACCAATATGAATACATCGTTTCAAAGGGGAAATTTATTCACAAACGAAGTGGACATGACCTCCATACAATCCAAGGATCACAGGCAGCCAAGTGGATATTCGTATTCAGCACCTCCGGGAGACTCTATGTCGGaaaggttttttctttattttttttctcctccaaGTTCATCATATTTCTATGTTCATCATAGATTTCTAACAAAGTAGACTTTTAAAAGTGTAAAATCgcaatttagtttttaaaattataatgttgtttgcagaaagagaaagggaGGTTCCATCATTCGAGCTTCTTAGCCGGAGGAGCCACCATAGCTGCCGGAAGCCTAGTGGCAGAGCATGGAATTCTCAAGGTACGGTTCATGGAGACTCATACATGGGAAACTTGTTCGGAAATTAAggatatggaaaaataaaaataaaaattaatattctaattaattctaTTGTGCTTTTCTCATGTGGTTTGCTTTGATGTTTCAGTCCATCACTCGATGTAGTGGACACTACCGGCCAAGAGACGACAGCCTAAAGCGCTTTTTATCCGTTCTCGGAGAATACGGAGTGAACCTTAACGGTGTTCAGGTAACTAACTGTTCCTACTCCCCACATTATCTTGTACTTGTGTGTCGGAAAATTGAATAATCTATAGGGTTGGTGAGAAGTGACAATTTTCTTAGGATTATACCAtaatctaatttattttattaaaagagTTAGATTTTTTAATTCTAATATGTTAATTTCGTGTTATATTTGTGTTGAGTTTATGAGtgatgttaaaaattgtcaatcataacttatttatttaattacacGGATCAGACCCTTCAACCATAATCCACCAATTTTATGTTGGGTTTTATGTCGAGTCTGCAGATCGTGTCAAAAAGTATTAGCCCAATATGAAATTAGGCTTTATAAATTACTATAAAAAAGCTTCCATTGCCAATCACATGAATTTAATCTTTTCTGTTCACATATAACTTGTTTGCGGTCTGGTTCTTCACCTGTAATTGTTTGACGGTATGGTTTCATCACTCGTTTTCAGATAGAACCAGCACAAGGTTGCAGCTGTATTAATGCCTGATCGAGCAATGGCCTGCACTGTCTGAGGAGTATGGTGGTGGCGATCGATAAAGGTTGAGATGTGAGGGAATGATTCTCAGAGTTTTGTGTTAACTGTTATGGTACATTTGACTAATGACATTTACTagttaataaattatttttcgatCCAAACCACTTAATAGATTCTCTTGTGTTTAATCTCCCCGCAATCATCTTGCCTTTCCTATTTTGTTCAACGTCGTGCTTTGGCTGTGTATGGTACAGTACTTATAAGTGTTGaatttcagaaaaataataatgaatatattTAAATGGACTAAAACTCATTAATTTAAGCATGTGCTCGAGTCACGTAGCTTGGGCACGTGGGGTTCAAGTGtcttttctcatatatatatatatatatatatatatatgaagttgtACATTGTGTGAATTAAAATAacggaaaaatgaaaaattaatcctTGTGGTTTGTCTGATTTACAATTAAGTCTTTGttgtattaaaataaactcaaaagttttcgaagtatgtcaaaaaaataatttagtccctatagTCAAATTCTGTCAACCAATTTAACAGATTCCGTTAGTATGACATTGACTTtaatatgacaagtatcacaattttattggttataACGTTTCATGTTATtataatctgttaagtcagtaaACAGAATTTGAccgtagggactaaattatttttttgacatattttaagatctttgagtttattttgatattataaggtgttaattataaatcaaataaattataaggACCGAATTTACATTTTCCCCTTAAAATAAAGATTTCTTATAAGTGAGGTGTCCGAATTATGGGAAACCAAATTGTAATTTGCTTTGGGAGGGGGAATTAAACAAGTTTGACTGTTGCCAAATGTCAAATACTGAACAGGTGGCCGGACACGTCTACAAATGCAATGAAGGGTGACAGACGTATGATGGGTAACAGAAGGGTGTTTTGTAtggattttgtattttctgtaaTCGCGATTTTCTGCACTACTTAGCTACTACAAAGTACAAACGCTACCCCTACCAGTATATATAGGTTTACAGATCATCTGGCCGGCCAGGGCCGGCGGAATACATTTTGAGAATATTTAACACCATAAGTAGTGaggtatatttttttatatttaaatattaattaaataatatttatatatatatatattttttttttctaattaaaagaggggggaggggcgaccagtgtagatTTCCCCCCTGGGCGTGACCATAGGGGCCCCCCCTCGCcatggaatgtccggtttgagccatagctactgcctaagcggcgagcccgtcaccacagcCCCACAAAGGTGCGAGTTGGTAAAGCCCAGAATTGAGCACGcactactaccgcaagcgggtTCGAACTCGTGCCCCTGGAGGGGGGGGT
Above is a genomic segment from Corylus avellana chromosome ca9, CavTom2PMs-1.0 containing:
- the LOC132191680 gene encoding IQ domain-containing protein IQM3-like, which translates into the protein MDHNQAAVKLQNMYRSFRQRRMLADTIIMELWGHAIDFARLNISTTFFFQCVNEKCSNTRWTRIGFNASLVGRGLSENEEAQILAFEHWIEAIDPRHRYGHHLRMYYNQWCSSNAGQPFFYWLDLGAGKEIDLTECPRSILQERRVKYLGPLERNQYEYIVSKGKFIHKRSGHDLHTIQGSQAAKWIFVFSTSGRLYVGKKEKGRFHHSSFLAGGATIAAGSLVAEHGILKSITRCSGHYRPRDDSLKRFLSVLGEYGVNLNGVQIEPAQGCSCINA